One Janthinobacterium sp. TB1-E2 genomic region harbors:
- a CDS encoding LysR family transcriptional regulator → MQWTLEQMRYFEAAVAAGSFSGAARRLGRAQSVVSTSIGLLEAEFGVELFDRSRRSAVLTEAGKVMHLEACELLRQAERLQLRAQLLSAAPEAQLTLALDEALPYLAIGTLVKELAARYPALELVMLNATASEVAQYVEQQQADVAFHFDRGPISPVLEQQHIGSVAQGVFVAKGHAMAHGQEVSRNELTRYRQLIMDSELNREHAFSPAVWFSDSFYSIAEMVADGLGWAILPLNIANYDNYKGYLQEVPCPALALSRLPVRRLSIHGKKLSETSLWLTDRLAELLADGPRG, encoded by the coding sequence ATGCAATGGACTTTGGAACAAATGCGCTACTTTGAAGCGGCCGTCGCGGCCGGTTCTTTCTCGGGCGCGGCGCGCCGGCTGGGCCGCGCGCAATCGGTGGTCAGTACCTCGATCGGACTGCTGGAAGCGGAATTCGGCGTGGAACTGTTCGACCGCTCGCGCCGCAGCGCCGTGCTGACGGAAGCGGGCAAGGTGATGCACCTGGAAGCATGCGAACTGCTGCGCCAGGCCGAGCGATTGCAGCTGCGCGCCCAACTGCTAAGCGCCGCTCCCGAAGCCCAGCTGACCCTGGCCCTGGACGAAGCCCTGCCCTACCTGGCCATCGGCACCCTGGTCAAGGAACTGGCGGCGCGCTACCCGGCCCTGGAACTCGTGATGCTCAACGCCACGGCGTCGGAAGTGGCGCAATACGTGGAACAGCAGCAAGCCGACGTGGCCTTCCACTTCGACCGCGGCCCGATCTCCCCCGTCCTGGAACAGCAGCACATCGGCAGCGTGGCGCAAGGCGTGTTCGTGGCAAAAGGCCACGCCATGGCCCACGGCCAGGAAGTGAGCCGCAACGAGCTGACCCGCTACCGCCAGCTGATCATGGATTCCGAGCTCAACCGCGAACACGCGTTCAGCCCCGCCGTCTGGTTTTCCGACAGCTTCTACAGTATTGCCGAGATGGTCGCGGACGGGCTAGGCTGGGCGATTCTCCCCTTGAACATCGCCAATTACGACAATTACAAGGGCTATCTGCAGGAAGTGCCCTGCCCTGCGCTGGCCTTGTCGCGGCTGCCCGTGCGGCGGCTGTCGATCCATGGGAAAAAGCTGAGCGAGACGAGTTTGTGGTTGACGGACAGGTTGGCGGAGTTGCTGGCGGATGGGCCGCGGGGGTGA
- a CDS encoding FAD-binding oxidoreductase, with amino-acid sequence MNREKPQHIIVIGAGIVGASLAYHLASKGEKVTVVEAAGIASGVTGTSFAWINTSCAGPDPIAALRGGAIAAWRQLETQVPGLKVRWHGALSYGTQDGRVSPVSILLDRSRIVQLEPHLRQPPEQALYEPGQGAVDAVAATHAMLAAARALGATIRTHTPVLGFAVQSAKVTGVETAAGLIEADVVVLAAGTATAALAEMLGASLPIHASPAIFMRYQAPPGLVRGIISSHAMEVRQAEDGTMLAAEDYVDDAPDNQPAAMAQRTASAIRNELAGAESIAPAFACIGLRPMPFDGVPIIGYLPQVGGAYVCAMHPGVVLAAIVGQLASEEIVTGQPRSALEACRPARFLAC; translated from the coding sequence ATGAATCGTGAAAAGCCCCAGCACATTATCGTCATCGGCGCCGGCATCGTCGGCGCGTCGCTCGCCTACCACCTGGCCAGCAAGGGTGAAAAAGTCACCGTTGTCGAGGCGGCTGGCATCGCGTCCGGCGTGACGGGCACCTCGTTTGCGTGGATTAACACGTCCTGCGCCGGGCCAGACCCCATTGCGGCCCTGCGCGGTGGCGCCATCGCGGCCTGGCGCCAGCTGGAAACGCAGGTGCCCGGATTGAAAGTGCGCTGGCATGGCGCCTTGTCATACGGCACGCAGGATGGGCGGGTGTCGCCCGTATCCATATTGCTGGACCGCTCGCGCATCGTCCAGCTTGAACCGCATCTGCGGCAGCCGCCGGAACAGGCGCTGTACGAACCGGGGCAGGGCGCGGTCGACGCCGTTGCCGCCACACACGCCATGCTGGCAGCGGCCAGGGCGTTAGGTGCGACCATCCGCACGCACACGCCCGTGCTGGGTTTTGCCGTCCAGAGTGCGAAGGTGACTGGCGTGGAAACGGCCGCTGGCCTCATCGAAGCGGACGTGGTCGTGCTGGCGGCAGGCACAGCGACTGCCGCACTGGCAGAGATGCTGGGCGCCAGTCTGCCCATCCACGCCTCGCCCGCCATTTTCATGCGCTACCAGGCGCCGCCCGGCTTGGTGCGCGGCATTATTTCCAGTCATGCAATGGAAGTGCGGCAGGCCGAGGATGGCACCATGCTGGCGGCGGAAGACTATGTGGACGACGCGCCGGACAACCAGCCCGCCGCCATGGCGCAGCGCACGGCCAGCGCGATCCGCAACGAACTTGCGGGCGCCGAGTCCATCGCGCCGGCATTCGCCTGCATCGGCCTGCGCCCCATGCCCTTTGACGGCGTGCCCATCATCGGCTATTTGCCGCAGGTGGGAGGCGCGTACGTGTGCGCCATGCATCCAGGCGTCGTGCTGGCGGCCATCGTGGGCCAGCTTGCCAGCGAGGAAATCGTCACTGGCCAGCCAAGGTCAGCCCTGGAGGCTTGCCGGCCCGCGCGCTTCCTGGCGTGCTGA
- a CDS encoding alpha/beta hydrolase — translation MRITSLALLLLSCCGVAQAAPPASPSICASPAQSIREQGYVPINGIEQWITVTGAACGNPVILFIHGGPGNALSPYADAIYAGWERHYTLVQWDQRGAGMTYAKQQPAEDVPLTVEQMRDDGIAVARHIEQHLGQQKVILMGSSWGSILGVHMAKARPDLFHVYIGTAQVVNARDNETGMYREVMALAQAAGDTTTVDKLTALGAPPWRDPRNFGILRRFDRKYEGLATDPPPKHWWQPAPFYATPQALAAAEAADDYSYIQFIGLRGDGMFAKVNLPALGTRFDLPVFFIMGEADLLTSPAIARTYFDSITAPAKDFTLVKRAGHDPNQAVLNAQWTVLRDKVAPLLQ, via the coding sequence ATGCGCATCACGAGCCTGGCATTGCTGCTGTTATCTTGTTGCGGCGTGGCGCAAGCGGCACCGCCCGCCTCCCCGTCCATCTGCGCCTCGCCCGCACAGTCCATCCGCGAACAAGGCTATGTGCCCATCAATGGCATCGAACAATGGATCACGGTCACAGGCGCCGCCTGCGGCAATCCCGTGATCCTGTTCATTCATGGCGGCCCCGGCAATGCGTTGAGTCCGTATGCGGACGCCATCTACGCCGGCTGGGAACGCCACTACACCCTGGTGCAATGGGACCAGCGCGGCGCCGGCATGACGTATGCGAAACAGCAACCGGCGGAAGATGTGCCCTTGACGGTGGAACAGATGCGTGACGACGGCATCGCCGTGGCCCGCCATATTGAACAGCATCTGGGCCAGCAGAAAGTCATTTTGATGGGCAGTTCCTGGGGATCGATACTGGGCGTGCACATGGCCAAGGCGCGCCCCGACCTGTTCCATGTGTATATCGGCACGGCGCAGGTGGTCAATGCGCGGGACAATGAAACGGGCATGTACCGGGAAGTGATGGCGCTGGCGCAAGCGGCTGGCGATACCACCACGGTGGACAAGCTGACGGCGCTCGGTGCGCCGCCGTGGCGCGATCCGCGCAACTTCGGCATCTTGCGCCGCTTCGACCGCAAATATGAAGGATTGGCAACGGATCCGCCGCCGAAACACTGGTGGCAGCCGGCGCCGTTCTATGCCACGCCGCAAGCCCTGGCGGCGGCCGAGGCCGCCGATGACTATTCCTACATCCAGTTTATCGGCCTGCGCGGCGACGGCATGTTCGCCAAGGTCAACCTGCCCGCGCTGGGCACGCGCTTTGACTTGCCCGTGTTTTTCATCATGGGCGAAGCGGACTTGCTGACCTCGCCCGCCATCGCGCGTACCTACTTCGACAGCATCACGGCGCCGGCCAAGGATTTTACCTTGGTGAAACGCGCCGGACACGACCCCAACCAGGCCGTGCTCAACGCCCAATGGACGGTCTTGCGCGACAAGGTGGCGCCGCTGCTGCAGTAA
- a CDS encoding MFS transporter codes for MKKWLTLTIVSSALFLIVVDMTVLYTALPALTRDLQASSSQKLWIINVYALVVSGLLPGFGTLGDRLSHKPVFLAGLAVFGIASLCAAFSPAPELLIFSRILLAIGAALMMPATLSIIRLTFTDNRERSFAIGVWAAIASGGAAFGPVLGGFLMEHFWWGSVFLINVPIVLLTLVLAAVVLPKRAGNRDKPWDLVGSLQIMMGLLGGVYAIKELGKSQPSYALAALAFAVGAFFMLKFVRRQKRQAKPLIDFALFRELPFSSAVAAAMVASAALIGMELALSQHMQLVRELSPLEAGLLLLPLPLASVFAGPLTGFMLPRADKAKVLWGSLLLSGIGMASYLVLHDAAVSAQVASLVILGLGLGAVMTAASSAVMLNVAPQQAGMAASIEEVSYELGAVIGVTVLGTILSAVYSATLVIPESAGLLPNAHDTLDAALLAAEQLPAELGLQVSDLARSAFDKAFIVVLATASAILMAAAATIRHLHLRARRAV; via the coding sequence ATGAAAAAATGGCTGACGCTGACCATCGTCTCCAGCGCCTTGTTCCTCATCGTGGTCGACATGACCGTGCTCTACACAGCCTTGCCCGCGCTGACGCGCGACTTGCAGGCCTCCTCCTCGCAAAAACTGTGGATCATCAACGTCTACGCGCTGGTCGTCTCCGGTCTGTTGCCCGGCTTCGGCACCCTCGGTGACCGTCTGAGCCACAAACCCGTTTTCCTTGCCGGCCTGGCCGTGTTCGGCATCGCATCGCTGTGCGCCGCGTTTTCGCCCGCGCCCGAACTGTTGATTTTTTCGCGCATCCTGCTGGCCATCGGCGCTGCGCTGATGATGCCGGCCACCTTGTCCATCATCCGCCTGACCTTTACGGACAACCGCGAGCGCTCGTTTGCCATCGGCGTATGGGCGGCGATTGCCTCGGGTGGTGCCGCGTTCGGTCCCGTGCTCGGCGGTTTCCTGATGGAGCATTTCTGGTGGGGTTCCGTGTTCCTCATCAACGTGCCCATCGTGCTGCTGACCCTGGTGCTTGCCGCTGTCGTCCTGCCGAAACGGGCCGGTAACCGCGACAAACCGTGGGATCTGGTGGGCTCGCTGCAAATCATGATGGGCCTGCTTGGTGGCGTGTATGCGATCAAGGAGCTGGGCAAGTCGCAGCCGTCGTATGCGCTGGCTGCCCTTGCTTTCGCCGTGGGCGCCTTCTTCATGCTCAAATTCGTGCGTCGCCAGAAGCGGCAAGCCAAGCCGCTGATCGATTTCGCCCTGTTCCGCGAACTGCCGTTTTCCAGCGCCGTGGCCGCCGCCATGGTGGCGTCCGCCGCGCTGATCGGCATGGAACTGGCGCTGAGCCAGCACATGCAGCTGGTGCGGGAACTGTCGCCGCTGGAAGCGGGTCTGCTGCTGTTGCCGCTGCCGCTGGCATCCGTGTTTGCCGGGCCGTTGACGGGTTTCATGCTGCCTCGCGCCGACAAGGCCAAGGTACTGTGGGGTTCGCTGCTGCTGTCCGGTATCGGTATGGCGTCGTATCTGGTGCTGCATGACGCCGCCGTTTCGGCGCAAGTGGCCAGCCTGGTAATCCTGGGTCTGGGCCTGGGCGCCGTCATGACGGCCGCGTCCAGCGCCGTGATGCTGAACGTGGCTCCCCAGCAAGCGGGCATGGCCGCGTCGATTGAGGAAGTGTCGTATGAGCTGGGCGCCGTGATCGGCGTGACGGTGCTGGGCACCATCTTGTCGGCCGTCTACAGCGCCACCCTGGTGATACCGGAAAGCGCGGGCCTGTTGCCGAATGCGCATGACACGCTTGATGCAGCGTTGCTGGCCGCCGAGCAATTGCCGGCCGAACTGGGCCTGCAAGTGTCGGACCTGGCCCGCTCGGCCTTCGACAAGGCATTTATTGTCGTGCTGGCCACGGCTTCGGCCATCCTGATGGCGGCTGCTGCCACCATCCGCCACCTGCACCTGCGGGCGCGCCGGGCGGTTTGA
- a CDS encoding sensor histidine kinase, producing the protein MSTLTRLLVVSLIGVALALVLMTIVAIFGRVDRPLWWWASLLPNIGICLCIVHTLFGVLRLAGRCLPAPLVERMSNVRDLRAGMVLGALSLAAIILGMSIGFTIVPILVGFKLWGMFVSLPAALTKFAVFILFVMAANWAWWHSRLRQQQLQSEVTDARLRLLQGQIESHLLFNTLANIQSLMDYDPPRAKRMLETFSGYLRASLSQLRQGDSTLEAELDMASQYLCLMQIRMEERLRFRIDASAQARLASLPTLMLQPLVENAVQHGLAPKLDGGSVVVHAEVRAGRLEIRVLDDGVGLTAPGKPPRPGSGMALANLRSRLQAQFGAAARLSLRERESGPGVEAVLELPYLGAGSTVPAVA; encoded by the coding sequence GTGTCCACCCTGACCCGCCTGCTGGTCGTTTCCCTGATCGGTGTCGCCCTGGCATTGGTCCTGATGACCATCGTCGCCATCTTCGGCCGGGTCGACCGGCCGCTCTGGTGGTGGGCATCACTGCTGCCGAACATCGGCATCTGCCTGTGCATCGTGCATACCCTGTTTGGCGTGCTGCGCCTGGCCGGGCGCTGCCTGCCGGCGCCGCTGGTCGAGCGCATGTCGAACGTGCGCGACCTGCGCGCCGGCATGGTGCTGGGCGCGCTGTCCCTGGCGGCCATCATCCTGGGCATGAGCATCGGCTTTACCATCGTGCCAATACTGGTCGGTTTCAAGCTGTGGGGCATGTTCGTCTCGCTGCCCGCCGCGCTGACCAAGTTTGCCGTGTTCATCCTGTTTGTGATGGCGGCTAACTGGGCCTGGTGGCATTCGCGCCTGCGCCAGCAGCAGCTGCAAAGCGAGGTGACGGATGCGCGCCTGCGCTTGCTGCAGGGACAGATCGAGTCGCACCTGTTGTTCAATACCTTGGCCAACATCCAGAGCCTGATGGACTACGACCCGCCGCGCGCGAAACGCATGCTGGAAACGTTTTCCGGCTACCTGCGCGCCAGCCTGTCGCAGCTGCGCCAGGGCGACAGCACGCTGGAAGCGGAACTCGACATGGCGAGCCAGTATCTGTGCTTGATGCAGATCCGCATGGAGGAGCGCCTGCGTTTCCGCATCGACGCCAGCGCGCAAGCGCGCCTGGCCAGCCTGCCCACGCTGATGCTGCAGCCGCTGGTCGAGAACGCCGTCCAGCACGGACTGGCGCCCAAGCTGGACGGCGGCAGCGTCGTCGTGCATGCCGAGGTACGCGCGGGCCGCCTGGAAATCCGCGTGCTTGACGATGGCGTGGGCTTGACGGCCCCAGGCAAGCCACCGCGTCCGGGCAGCGGCATGGCGCTGGCCAATCTGCGCTCGCGCCTGCAGGCTCAGTTCGGCGCCGCCGCCAGGCTGAGCCTGCGTGAGCGCGAGAGCGGGCCTGGCGTCGAAGCCGTGCTGGAGCTGCCGTACCTGGGTGCCGGCTCCACAGTGCCGGCGGTCGCATGA
- a CDS encoding GNAT family N-acetyltransferase: protein MKNAQANSPAISFSWCHDATAEDTLCKLYLDNVSADYISHSELQGERADAPGNWRADLPEVIRGEIHAALSHDWAHGDSTLLAVATSGEAIVGMALVSIDTRQRASKSFAALDDLVLLPSVRSSGIGSQLVEWVASELHSHGIARLFLECGAHNLTAQKFFQGRGFKQVSVVMLRELDVPAITAAVDDKDGDRG, encoded by the coding sequence ATGAAAAACGCTCAAGCCAATTCACCCGCCATCAGCTTCAGCTGGTGCCACGACGCCACCGCCGAAGACACCTTGTGCAAGCTCTACCTCGACAACGTCAGCGCCGACTATATCTCCCATTCGGAACTGCAGGGCGAACGCGCCGATGCGCCCGGCAATTGGCGCGCGGACTTGCCTGAGGTCATACGCGGCGAAATCCACGCCGCCCTGTCGCACGACTGGGCGCATGGCGATTCGACCCTGCTGGCCGTCGCCACGTCAGGCGAGGCCATCGTCGGCATGGCGTTGGTCTCCATCGACACGCGCCAGCGCGCCTCGAAATCGTTCGCCGCGCTCGATGACCTGGTCTTGCTGCCCTCCGTGCGCAGCAGCGGCATCGGCAGCCAGCTGGTGGAATGGGTGGCAAGCGAGCTGCACAGCCACGGCATCGCCCGTCTGTTCCTCGAATGCGGCGCGCACAACCTGACGGCGCAAAAATTCTTCCAGGGCCGTGGTTTCAAGCAAGTGTCCGTCGTCATGCTGCGCGAACTCGACGTACCGGCAATAACGGCTGCTGTGGATGACAAGGATGGCGACCGTGGCTGA
- a CDS encoding LytR/AlgR family response regulator transcription factor, which produces MTRALIADDEPHLALYLRDQLLALWPDLQIIHMARNGVEAATCIAELEPDIAFLDIQMPGLTGLEVAQGIEGPTRVVFVTAYDEFALQAFDHAALDYVLKPVTTERLARTVARLRATPVLPHAGAAMAQTLRQLTAAPGQARPRLRYILASRGERTHHLDVAKVRFFHADDKYTVVASVDGEFLIRTPITELAAQLDPELFWQVHRSTLVNLAWLEGTRRDDASRLFLRMRDHAGELPVSRAFVHLFRAM; this is translated from the coding sequence ATGACGCGCGCCCTGATCGCGGACGATGAACCGCACCTGGCGCTCTACCTGCGCGACCAGCTGCTGGCCCTGTGGCCGGACTTGCAGATCATCCACATGGCGCGCAACGGCGTCGAGGCCGCTACCTGCATCGCCGAGCTGGAACCCGATATCGCCTTTCTCGATATCCAGATGCCGGGACTGACCGGGCTGGAGGTAGCACAAGGTATCGAAGGCCCAACCCGCGTGGTATTCGTCACCGCCTACGACGAATTTGCCCTGCAAGCCTTCGACCACGCGGCGCTCGATTACGTATTGAAACCCGTCACCACCGAACGGCTGGCTCGCACCGTGGCGCGCCTGCGTGCGACGCCGGTCTTGCCCCACGCCGGTGCGGCCATGGCGCAGACGCTGCGGCAACTGACGGCCGCACCCGGCCAGGCCCGCCCCCGGCTGCGCTACATACTTGCGTCCCGTGGCGAGCGCACGCACCACCTCGACGTGGCAAAGGTGCGCTTTTTCCATGCCGACGACAAGTACACGGTTGTCGCCAGCGTGGATGGTGAATTCCTGATCCGCACGCCCATCACGGAACTGGCGGCCCAGCTTGATCCTGAGCTATTCTGGCAAGTCCACCGCTCCACCCTGGTCAACCTGGCCTGGCTGGAAGGCACGCGCCGCGACGACGCCAGCCGTCTGTTCCTGCGCATGCGCGACCACGCTGGCGAGCTGCCCGTGAGCCGCGCCTTCGTCCACCTGTTCCGGGCCATGTAG
- a CDS encoding formylglycine-generating enzyme family protein: protein MKHSILIVACAIFCSAQAAAAPFLPPMASIPAGVFTMGSTEPRIGDGSHNPAEGPPHEVRVAAFRLAKYETTVAQFRQFVAASGYRAAGECWEFDRTDGIALKASGWDAPAHAPTDYHPVMCVSWDDAAAYVQWLARETGRPFRLPSEAEWEYAARAGTRTKYSSGDAPEQLCKYANMKDRRFKAAAQRDHGLDMLVTDCDDGTEYTAVVGMYAPNGYGLHDMMGNVAEWVADCQHPDYRGAPVDGAAWRSGCEAEGDYFITRGGSYSSSRQVLRSAARGHGGRGNASSLGEGFRIAEDLGGCTASTCAGGDAAFIQALHAAQQAELHRRARH, encoded by the coding sequence ATGAAGCACAGCATACTTATCGTTGCCTGCGCCATCTTTTGCAGCGCCCAGGCAGCTGCCGCCCCCTTCCTCCCGCCCATGGCCAGTATTCCCGCCGGCGTGTTTACCATGGGCAGCACGGAGCCGCGTATCGGTGACGGCAGCCATAATCCGGCCGAGGGGCCGCCCCACGAGGTGCGCGTGGCCGCATTCCGACTTGCAAAATACGAGACGACGGTGGCGCAGTTCCGGCAATTCGTTGCCGCCAGCGGCTATCGGGCGGCTGGCGAATGCTGGGAATTCGACCGCACTGACGGCATCGCGCTCAAGGCGTCGGGCTGGGACGCCCCTGCGCATGCGCCAACGGACTATCACCCCGTCATGTGCGTGAGCTGGGACGATGCCGCGGCCTATGTGCAATGGCTGGCGCGGGAAACGGGGCGCCCATTCCGCCTGCCCAGCGAGGCGGAATGGGAATACGCGGCGCGCGCCGGCACCCGCACGAAATACTCGTCCGGAGATGCGCCTGAACAATTATGCAAGTACGCCAACATGAAGGACCGGCGTTTCAAGGCGGCTGCGCAGCGCGATCACGGCCTCGATATGCTGGTCACCGATTGCGATGACGGCACCGAGTACACGGCCGTCGTGGGCATGTATGCGCCCAACGGCTACGGCTTGCACGACATGATGGGCAACGTGGCGGAATGGGTGGCCGATTGCCAGCATCCCGACTACCGGGGTGCGCCCGTCGACGGGGCGGCCTGGCGCAGCGGTTGCGAGGCGGAAGGTGACTATTTCATCACGCGGGGCGGCAGCTATTCGTCCTCGCGCCAGGTACTGCGCAGCGCAGCGCGCGGGCATGGCGGCCGCGGCAATGCCAGCAGCCTGGGCGAAGGTTTTCGCATTGCCGAGGACCTGGGCGGCTGCACGGCCAGCACCTGTGCCGGGGGGGATGCCGCATTCATCCAGGCGCTGCACGCCGCGCAGCAGGCGGAACTGCATCGCCGCGCACGCCACTGA